In the Planctomycetota bacterium genome, CCAGGGCGAGGAGGGCAAGGGTGGCCGGCTCGGGCACGGTGCCGAGGAAGGCGAGGCCGGTGCCGGCGGCGCCGTTGAGGACGACGGTGGCGTTCCCTGTGAGGATGGCGCCGGCGACGGTGCCAGTCGGGCCGGTGAGGCCGGTGGCGTAGCCCCAGAGTTGGCTGTTGGCGAGGGCCACAAGGCCCTGCACGTTGTAGGCGTCGAGCAGGGCCGGGATGTCGGGGCTGGCGAGGTCGGTGCCGTTGAAGTAGCCGAGGGCGTGGATCAGCGCGATGTGCTGGGGGCTGAGGGCGGCGTTCCAGATGCCCAGGTCGTCGGCCAGGCCGGCCAGGAACCGCTGATCGGCGCTGTTGGCGTTGTCGGCGACCCAACGGAGCTCGGCGCCCACGGCGCGGAAGACGCTGGTGGTGATGGCGCCGGTGCAGGCGCCGCCGCTGACGGCGACGAGGAGGCCGTCGGCGTAGAGCTCGAGGAAGCCGTCGTCGCGGCGGCGGACGGCCAGGTGGTGCCAGGCGTTGTCGTTGACGAGGGGGCCGGCGTTCTGGATGGTTTGGAGGCCCTGGCCTGCGTCGTCGCGGATCTGCCCGAAGGGCCGGCCGTTCCACACGCCCAGCTCGACGAGGGGGTTGCCGCTGCCGCCCTGGGTGCGGAAGGACAGGAGCATGCCGTTGAGGTCGGTGGTGCGCACCCACCCTGCCATCGTGAGGCCGCGATAGGCGCCCGAGCCGAAGTTAATGTCCACCCCGTTGTCAATGAGGATGTAGTCGCTGGTGCCGTTGAGGGTGAGGGCGCCCGCGCCGATGCGGCCGGGGGCGTGGCGGGCGTCGGTGTTGGCGCCCACGTAGGCGGCGTGGAGGGCGTTGGCGGAGTCGGTGACGGTGGGGCTGGCGGCGTTGTCATCCATCGTGTAGTGCCGACGCAGCGGCGGCGGGAGCACGTGGGGGAAGTCGGCGGTGAGCAGGAAGTTGTCTACGAAGCCCTGGGTGTTGTTGTAGGAGCCGAAGCCGACGTAGGTGATGGTGGGGTTGGCGCCGAAGGCGACAGGGCCGCGGATGGAGACGTTGTTGACGAACCACTCGGCGGTCCAGGCGCCGCCCTGGGTGTCGAGGATGACTTTCATGTTGAGCCAGCCGACGATGTCGGGGTTGGGGTCGTGGCTGGCTCCGTTGGCGGTGGAAGGGCCGAGGAAGGTCTGGAACGCCGAGGTCGAGGAGTCCTGGTCGCGGTTGAGCATCCAGGCGACGGCCTGGTTGGCGCCGTCGTGGAAGGCGTTGTTGACGACGTTGCTGGCCGAGAAGCCGAGGGCGAACCAGTCGGTCGTCGCGCCAATATTCGGATTGACGTCCAGCGACAGGGTGTAACGGTTGCCAGGATAGGGGATGAAGGGGAGCCAGGCGTGGTTGCTGCCGTTGGAGGTCTTCGACCCGTCGGCGAACCACAGGGACCCGGCGGTCCAGGGCTGGCCGGTGAACGAAACGTCGGGCACGGTCCCGTTGAGGAGGGCAGGGGACGCGCCGCTGAAGTCGTCGGAGTAGAGGACCAAGGCGCTCGCAGAGTGGGCGCTCGCGAGGGCGGCGAGTGCGAGGAGGCACAGACGCTGAACGGCGCGCTTGCTCATCGTGGCTGGCCCCACTGACTGGCAGGAGTGTAGCAGGGGGTAGGCTGCCTGTCAAGGGGAATTCGGCTCATCAGGGCCTGGCGGTCCTGACGTGGCCGCCGTCGGGAAGCGTGGGGCGGGTGGGGCGGCCCGGCGAGGCCACCCCGTAACCCTATGTGCGGCGGAACCTTACGCTCGCCAGCCAGTCTCCATCCCATACTTGCTCATCGCGCAAGTGAGCAAGCATGGCCGGAGCCGCGAGAATCGCCAATCGTCGCCCATCTACCCATGCTGTATCACTTCCGCCCTCACAGGATTGATACAGCATGGGCAGGCTGCGCGCATCGGGCACTCGCCTCGGCCCTACCGAAGAACCATCAGGTCCGGAACAGCAGACATGCCCACACCCCGGACCAGGCCAGTCGAGGCCGGACCGCCAGACCGTGAAGAGACGGGGACTTGGCCTCAGGAGCGTTCAGGCCCGCCGCCGGCGGCGCAGGAGGCCCAGGCCGCCCAGGGCGAGGAGGGCGAGGCTGCCCGGCTCGGGGATGGCGGCTTCCTGGCTGGTGATGTTCAGGCCCACGGCGAAGGGGGAGAAGCTGGTGACGCCGCTGGTCATGGCGGTGTGCGCCTCGGTGTCCACGAACGTGGTGAGAGGCGCCCAGCTCAGGCCGTCGAAGTGGTAGATCAGGATGTCGGCCTCGTTGAGGCCGATGAAGGCGGCCAGGAAGTCGTCGTAGCGGAACACGAGGTCGGCGGTGGTTCCTTCGGGCAGGCCGCCGACAACCCCGATGTCCCAGATGCCCAGGATGGTGCCTGTGGTGCCGGCGGGCACGTCGCCGTGGTCGGGGGCGAGGAGGGCGATGGAGAAGGGCGGGGGCCCCTCCAGAAGCCCGTCGAGGAGGATGGCCAGCGAGTTCACAGGCGTGCCCATATCACCTTCGTCATAGAAGCGACCGGTTCCCCAGTGGACGGCGTAGCCGGTCTGTGTGGCCTCGGTGTAGGTGGGCAGGAGGAGCCTGCCGTGGTTCTGGGCGTACCAGCCGGCCTGCGTGCCGTCGCTCTGGAGGAGGGGGGTGCCGTCGAGGCCAGCCTGGCTCATGACCTGAGAGAAGCTGCGCAGGTCGAGGTCGCGGTCCTGGCCGTAGCCGTCGGCAATCACGCGGCCGTTGTTCCAGAGGAAGCCTGTGAGGCTGGGGGCGCCCCAGCCACGCACGGTGGCACTGTCGCCCCCTTCCCAGGGCATTGGGCGGAGGACAAGGCTCACGCCCACCTCGTTGCCCATCGGCTGAGGCGGGTCGGTCTCATTGAGGGTGCCGGTGCCGTTGGCGTCGCCGAGGAGCAGCGTGCCCGTGCCTGAGGTGCCCAGCCAGATGACCGCTTGCGCATCGGCCGGCATACGGGTGACGGTGAGGGTGCCGCCGGTCAAGGAATAGGAGCCCGTCGAGGGGTAGGCAATCACATAACTCTCGGGGAATGCCTCCACCTCCTCCAACCCGAAGCCGAGGAAGAGGCCCGGGAGATTGAATCCCGCAAGGAAGCTGCCCATGGGCGAGGAGTCGGACGTGATGAGATGTGTGCCCGCCGTGTGGCTGAAGGTGCCGTCGCCGCCGACGAGGCCGAGCGCCGTGGAGGGCGTCTGAAGCAGGGCGTCGGCGCCGCTGAGGGAGTAGGCGCCGGTGCCGCCGGTCTGGAGGCCGACGCCCAGGAAGCCGCCCTGGCCTTCGCTGAGGCTGGCGAGAACGGCGTGGGTGCCGCCGGTCTGGTCGAAGCGCCCGCTACCCGGCCCCGTGCCCAGCAAGTCAGCCACGCCCACCCATGTGATGGCAGTGGTGAGGGTGCCGGGGCCGAGGGTCATCTGGGCCTCGCCGCCGCGCCCGTTGGTCACGGCGAGCCCGAACGCCTCGGTCGTGCCGCCGGTCTGGCTGGCCGTGTCCTGAACGACGACGTAGAGCGCTTGGAGCCAGCCGCCCGTCTGGACGAGTGCGCCCGTGCCGTCGCTGCCCACAACGACGTTGTGCGTCACGGAGAGGCTGCCGCCCGGCAACAGGTTGAGGGTGCCGGACGAGGTCGCGTCGTTGCCGAGCGTCAGGTTGTCGGCCACCGCCCCGCCCGCCGCGATGTCCACGATGGCGGGGGTCAGGTAACCCGTATCGCCGATGAATGCGTCGTCGCTGTCCGTGGGGAGCACGCCGGTGTCCCAGTTGGCGGCGGTGAACCAGTCGGTGTCGCCGGGCACGGCGCCCGTGCGGTAGATCGGGGCCGCTGCCGCCAAGCAGGTCAGGAGCGGCAGGATGGCGAAGGCGGCAAGGAGGCGACGCACGGGCATGAAGTGACTGCGGAAGGTGGAACTCACAGAACCGGCCCTCGGACTGAAGCGGTGGAGGTCATGGAGCACGCGGTGTTTGAGGAGTATAGCGGCATGGCGGGGGGCTGTCAAGCAGGGGCTGGCATGGACAGGATGGACACGGATGGACTGGGAGGCAGGCGCGGGCGGGCGGCGGAGGCGCACTTGACGGCGCGGCGCCGAATTGCGATACTGGCGGCCATCCCAGGTGCCTTGCGGAAAGGAGCTGCCATGCGAAAGCCGAGACCGACGGTGGGCGATACGGGGTGGTTTCAGCAGGCGCGCTTCGGGTTGTTCATCCACTGGGGCCTCTACGCGCTGCCGGCCCGCCACGAGTGGGTGAAGCACAACGAGCAGATCCCTAACGAGGTGTACGACGCGAAGTACTTCGCACGCTTCGACCCCGACCTGTACGACCCCAAGGCCTGGGCCGCGGCGGCCGCGGGCGCGGGGATGAGGTACTTCGTGGTCACGACCAAGCACCACGAGGGCTTTTGCCTGTGGGACTCGAAGCTCACCGACTACAAGGCCACCAACACCCCGTGCGGGCGCGACCTGATCCGGCCGATGGCCGAGGCGTTCCGCGAGGCGGGCCTGCACGTGGGCTTCTACCACTCGCTGATTGACTGGCATCACCCCCACTACGTGCTGGACCCGCACATCGGGCCCTACCGCAACCACCCCGACCGCGCGAAGATGAACGAGGGCCGCGACCAGGCGAAGTACGCCAAATACCTCCACGGCCAGGTGAAGGAACTGCTCACCGGCTACGGCAAGGTGGACGTGATCTTCTACGACTTCAGCTATCCGCGGCCCGACGGCACAGGCAAGGGACGCAAGGACTGGGACTCCGAACGGCTGCTGAAGCTCACGCGCAGGCTCCAGCCGGGGATCATCGTGAACGACCGGCTGGACCTGGAGGACGTGCCCGGGGGCTGGGACATCAAGACGCCCGAGCAGTTCCTGCCGCGCGAGTGGGTGCGGGTGGGGGGCGAGCCGGTGGTGTGGGAGACGTGCCAGACCTTCAGCGGCTCCTGGGGCTACCACCGCGACGAGGCGACGTGGAAGAGCGTGCCGCAGCTCGTGCAGATGCTCATCGAGGTGGTGAGCCGCGGCGGCAATCTGCTGCTGAATGTGGGGCCGACGGGGCGGGGCGAGTTCGACGAGCGCGCCCTCGAGCGCCTGGCCGGCCTGGGCCAGTGGATGCGGCGCCACGGCCGCGCCATCTACGGCTGCACCGAGGCGCCCGACGAGTTTCCCACGCCGCAGGACTGCCGACTGACCTACAACCCCGAGACCAACCGCCTCTACGTGCACATCCTCGCCTGGCCCTTCCAGCACCTGCACCTGGACGGCTTTGCGGGGCGCGTGGAGTACGCCCAGTTGCTCAACGACGCGAGCGAGATCCGCTTCAGCGACCCGCCCGGCCACCTGAAGATGAGCGACGGGCGGGACCGCAAGACGCTCACGCTCACCCTGCCCGTCGTGAAACCCAACGTGACCGTGCCCGTGGTGGAGCTGTTCATGAAGTGAGGGCCGGGGAACCCTGGGTCCTATCGGTCCTATCCGTGCTGGGGAAGCGATGAGACGGCTAGCACAGACGGAGCAATCCAGAAGGAGGCAGCAATGCGCAACGTGTGCCGTGCCTTGGCATTGGTAGCGCTGGTCGCGGCCGGCTGCGCCGAGAAGGAGCATCGCCTGCGAGTGGGCTTCAGCCAGATCGGCGCCGAGAGCGCCTGGCGGACGGCCGAGACGAAGTCCATCCAGGAGGAGGCGAAGAAGCGCAACATCTCCCTCAAGTTCTCGGACGCGCAGCAGAAGCAGGAGAATCAGATCAAGGCCCTGCGCTCGTTCATCGCCCAGAAGGTCAAAGCCATCATCCTGGCACCCGTGGTGGAGACGGGCTGGGAGCCGGTGCTCGCCGAGGTGAAGGCGGCCGGCATCCCCGTGGTGCTGGTGGACCGCGGGATCAAGGTGAGCGACGACAGCCTGTACGCCACGCTGATCGCCTCCGACTTCGTGGAGGAAGGGCGCATGGCGGGCGAGTGGCTGGCGAAGAAGACGGGCGGCAAGTGCAACATCGTGCAACTCGAGGGCACGCCCGGCTCGGCGCCGGCCATTGACCGCAAGAGGGGCTTCGAGGAGGCCATCGCCAAGTTCCCGGAGATGAAGATCCTCAAGTCGCAGACGGGCGATTTCGACCGGGCCAAGGGCAAGGAACTGATGGAGGCCTTCATCAAGGCCGAGGGCAAGAACATCCAGGCCGTCTACGCCCACAACGACGACATGGCCATCGGCGCCATCCAGGCCCTCAAGGCCGCCGGCATGAAGCCCGGCACCGAGGTGATCGTGATCTCGATTGACGGCATCCACGACGCCTTCCAGGCGATGATAGACGGCGAGCTGAATGCCACGGTGGAATGCAACCCGCTGCTCGGCCCGGCCGCTTTCGACGCCGTCGAGAAGCTCCTCAAGGGCGAAACCCTCCCGAAGAAGACCGTGGTGAAAGACCGCCTGTTCGAGCAGGCCACAGCGGCCGAGGACATCAAGACGAGGCAGTACTGATTGCGGAATGCGGACAGCGGATTGCGGAGTAAAGAGCCAGAACACCTGATCCTGGACATGCGCGGGATCGTGAAGCGATTCCCCGGGGTGGTGGCGCTGGACGGTGTGGACTTCGCCGTGCGCCGGGGCGAAGTCCACGCGCTGATGGGCGAGAACGGGGCAGGCAAGTCCACCCTCATCAAGGTCCTCACGGGGGTCTACCCGCGCGACGCGGGCGCGGTGACGTTCGACGGGCGGCCCATCACGCCGCGCTCGCCGCTCGAGGCCCAACGGCTGGGCATCTCGACCATCTACCAGGAGGTGAACCTGATCCCGCACCTGTCGGTGGCCGAGAACATCTACCTCGGCCGCCAGCCCGGGCGGGCGGCGTGGATTGACTGGGCCGCGATCTACCGCGAGGCCGAGAAGCTGCTGGCCCGCCTCGGGCTGCGGCTCGACGTGCGGCGCTCGCTGGCCTCGCACTCTGTGGCCCTCCAGCAGATGGTGGCGATCGCGCGGGCGGTGGACATTTCGGCGAAGCTGTTGATCATGGACGAGCCGACGTCGAGCCTCGACGAGGGGGAGGTGGCGCGGCTGTTTGCGACGATTCGCGCCCTGAAGGCCCAGGGCGTGAGCGTGGTGTTCATCACGCACTTCGTCGAGCAGGCCTTCGAGATCGCCGACCGCATGACCGTGCTGCGCAACGGGGCGCTCGTCGGCACGTTCGAGACCGCGAACCTCACGCGGCTGGCGCTGATCGGCCACATGCTGGGCAAGGACCCGACCGCCGTTGCCGCGATGGAGCGCTCCCGGGCTCCCGCGCGCGCCGAAAGCGGGGCGCGCCCTGTGCTGGAAGCCCGTGGGCTGGGCCGCCACGGCGCCATCGAGCCGTTCGACCTTGCGGTGGGTAAGGGCGAGGTGGTGGGGCTGGCGGGGCTGCTGGGCTCGGGCCGCAGCGAGGCCGCGCGCCTGCTCTTCGGGGCCGACCGGGCCACGACAGGCCAGGTGGCCGTGGACGGAAAGGCCGTCAGACTCCGCTCGCCGCGGGCGGCCGTGCGGCGCGGCATCGGCTTCTGCCCCGAGGACCGCAAGGCCGAAGGCATCCTGCCCGACCTCTCGGTGCGCGAGAACATCGTGCTGGCCGTGCAACGGCGGCTGGCGCGGGCGGGGGTGGTGTCGCGGGCGCGGCAGCTCGAGGTGGCCGAGAAGTTCATGCGGCTGCTGGGGATTGTCGCCTCCGGCCCCGAGCAGCCGGTGAAGACGCTGAGCGGGGGCAACCAGCAGAAGGTGATCCTCGCGCGCTGGCTGGCGATGGCGCCGCGGGTGCTGATCCTGGACGAGCCGACGCGCGGCATTGACGTGGGGGCCAAGGCCGAAGTCGAGCGGCTGGTCGAGGAGCTGTCGCGCGAGGGGATGGCCGTGGTCTTCATCTCGTCGGAGCTGGAGGAGGTGGTGCGGCGCAGCCACCGCGTAGCCGTGCTGCGCGAGCGCCGCAAGGTCGCCGAACTGGCGGGCGAGGCGGTGGACGAGCGCGCGATCATGCGCACGATCGCGGGGGGCGAGTCACATGGGTCCTAGGTGGCGGCATCACCCCAACCTGTGGCCCGCCGTGGCGCTCGCGGCGCTGCTGGCCTTCAACCTGCTGTTCACCAAGGGCTTTGGAGCCATCGAGGTGCGCGAGGGGCGGCTCTACGGCTCGCTGGTGGACATCCTGCATCGCGGCAGCGTCGTGATGCTGTTGAGCATCGGGATGACGCTGGTCATCGCGACGGCGGGCATTGACCTGTCGGTGGGTTCGGTGATGGCGATGGCGGGCACGGTGGCCGCACTGATGCTCACGAGCGCGCCGCCGCAGCCGGCGTGGGCCGCGATGGCGGCCGGCAGCGCAGTGGCGCTGGCCGCGGGACTGTGGAACGGCGTGCTCGTGGCGTTCCTGCGGCTTCAGCCGATTATCGCCACGCTCATCCTGCTCGTGGCCGGACGCGGCATTGCGCAACTGCTCAGCGACGGCCAGCGCATCCGCTTCAACCGCCCCGACTTCGAGTTCATCGGCACGGGGAGCTGGCTGGGCCTGCCGTTCACCGTATTCGTCGTGGCCGCCGCGCTGGTGGCCACCCTGGCCGTGACCCGGAAGACGACAGCAGGGCTGACCATCGAGGCGGTGGGCAACAACGAGCGCGCCAGCCGCCTGTGCGGCATCCGCCCCTGGCTCGTGAAGTTGCTGGTCTACGGCTTCAGCGGCCTGTGCGCCGGAGTCGCCGGTCTCCTCTACACTGCCGACATCCGTCAGGGCGACCCCCTGCGCTGCGGCGAATACGTGGAACTGGACGCCATCCTCGCGGTGGTGATCGGCGGCACGCCGTTCAGCGGCGGGCGGGCGAATGTCCCAGGCTCCATCCTGGGCGCGCTGTGCATGCAGACCCTCACGACGGCGATTCTCACGCGCGGCGTGCCCGTCGAGTACACGCTCGTGGTGAAGGCCCTCGTCGTCGTGGGGGTGTGCCTGCTGCAGTCCGAGCCGTTCCGGGCATCGCTGGCCCGGCTGGCGGGGCGGCGAGAGAGGAGGGCGTGATGGGCAGCGGACGGGACGGAAAAGATGGACATGATGGACATGGCGCCGCGCCGCGCGCCGGTGCCGCGGAAGGCCGTCCATTCCGTCCATTGAATCCATCCTGTCCACCCTGCCCGTCCTGTGCTGTGGGGCGCCGAGCGAGGCCCGCGTCATCATGAAGCTCCCATTCTCCCGCAAGCACGTCCCGCTGCTTTCCACAGTGGCCGTGTTCCTGCTGCTGTATGCGGTGTGCGCCGTGCGGTACCGCGGGGAGGGGTTTCTGTCGCTCCAGGTGTTTGTGAACTTCTTCGGCGACAACTCGTTCCTGGGCATCGTGGCCGTGGGGATGACGTTTGTGATCCTCTCGGGCGGCATAGACCTGTCGGTTGGCTCGGTGCTGGCACTGTCGAGCATTCTCATGGCGGTGTTGACGGAGAAGGCGGGCGTACCGCCCCTGGCGGCGATGGGGGCCGTGCTGGCGACGGGCGCGTGCCTCGGCCTGGCGATGGGCGGGGTGGTAAGGTTCTTTGGCCTCCCGCCCTTCATTGTCACGCTGGCCGGGATGTTCCTGGCGCGCGGACTGGGGTTCGTCCTACAGATCGAGTCGATCCCGATCACCAGCCCCTTCTACCGGGGCCTCACGAGCTGGGGCCTGGCGCTGCCGGGAGCTCGGGTGCCTGCGACGGCCCTGGTGTTTCTGGCCATCGTGGCGGGAGGTGTCTACCTCTCGACGCAAACGGTGTTCGGGCGCAACGTGTATGCCCTGGGCGGCAGCGAGGAGGCGGCCCTGCTGATGGGCGTGCCCGTTGGCCGCACCAAGGTGCTGGTCTATGGGCTGAGCGGCTTCTGCTCGGCCCTGGCCGGGATCGTCTACACGGTCTACGGGTCGAGCGGGGACCCGCGGGCCGCGCTGGGCATGGAGCTGGACGCCATCGCAGCCGTGGTGGTGGGCGGCACGCTGCTCACCGGAGGCGTGGGCTATGTGGCTGGCACGCTCATGGGTGTGCTGATCTTCGGCATCATTCAGACGGGCATCACCTTCGAGGGCACCTTGAGCTCGTGGTGGACGCGCGTGGCGATCGGCGCGCTGCTGCTCGTGTTCGTGCTGCTTCAGAAGCTCTTCGCTCGGCCGGGGGCGGGCGAGCCGGGCAGCGCGTGACGCGCGGGGGGTGGCTGCGTTGTTCGAAGTG is a window encoding:
- a CDS encoding ABC transporter permease, which encodes MGPRWRHHPNLWPAVALAALLAFNLLFTKGFGAIEVREGRLYGSLVDILHRGSVVMLLSIGMTLVIATAGIDLSVGSVMAMAGTVAALMLTSAPPQPAWAAMAAGSAVALAAGLWNGVLVAFLRLQPIIATLILLVAGRGIAQLLSDGQRIRFNRPDFEFIGTGSWLGLPFTVFVVAAALVATLAVTRKTTAGLTIEAVGNNERASRLCGIRPWLVKLLVYGFSGLCAGVAGLLYTADIRQGDPLRCGEYVELDAILAVVIGGTPFSGGRANVPGSILGALCMQTLTTAILTRGVPVEYTLVVKALVVVGVCLLQSEPFRASLARLAGRRERRA
- a CDS encoding PEP-CTERM sorting domain-containing protein (PEP-CTERM proteins occur, often in large numbers, in the proteomes of bacteria that also encode an exosortase, a predicted intramembrane cysteine proteinase. The presence of a PEP-CTERM domain at a protein's C-terminus predicts cleavage within the sorting domain, followed by covalent anchoring to some some component of the (usually Gram-negative) cell surface. Many PEP-CTERM proteins exhibit an unusual sequence composition that includes large numbers of potential glycosylation sites. Expression of one such protein has been shown restore the ability of a bacterium to form floc, a type of biofilm.) — protein: MSKRAVQRLCLLALAALASAHSASALVLYSDDFSGASPALLNGTVPDVSFTGQPWTAGSLWFADGSKTSNGSNHAWLPFIPYPGNRYTLSLDVNPNIGATTDWFALGFSASNVVNNAFHDGANQAVAWMLNRDQDSSTSAFQTFLGPSTANGASHDPNPDIVGWLNMKVILDTQGGAWTAEWFVNNVSIRGPVAFGANPTITYVGFGSYNNTQGFVDNFLLTADFPHVLPPPLRRHYTMDDNAASPTVTDSANALHAAYVGANTDARHAPGRIGAGALTLNGTSDYILIDNGVDINFGSGAYRGLTMAGWVRTTDLNGMLLSFRTQGGSGNPLVELGVWNGRPFGQIRDDAGQGLQTIQNAGPLVNDNAWHHLAVRRRDDGFLELYADGLLVAVSGGACTGAITTSVFRAVGAELRWVADNANSADQRFLAGLADDLGIWNAALSPQHIALIHALGYFNGTDLASPDIPALLDAYNVQGLVALANSQLWGYATGLTGPTGTVAGAILTGNATVVLNGAAGTGLAFLGTVPEPATLALLALGGLGLLRRRRRPAV
- the yjfF gene encoding sugar ABC transporter permease YjfF, with the protein product MKLPFSRKHVPLLSTVAVFLLLYAVCAVRYRGEGFLSLQVFVNFFGDNSFLGIVAVGMTFVILSGGIDLSVGSVLALSSILMAVLTEKAGVPPLAAMGAVLATGACLGLAMGGVVRFFGLPPFIVTLAGMFLARGLGFVLQIESIPITSPFYRGLTSWGLALPGARVPATALVFLAIVAGGVYLSTQTVFGRNVYALGGSEEAALLMGVPVGRTKVLVYGLSGFCSALAGIVYTVYGSSGDPRAALGMELDAIAAVVVGGTLLTGGVGYVAGTLMGVLIFGIIQTGITFEGTLSSWWTRVAIGALLLVFVLLQKLFARPGAGEPGSA
- a CDS encoding ABC transporter substrate-binding protein, producing MRNVCRALALVALVAAGCAEKEHRLRVGFSQIGAESAWRTAETKSIQEEAKKRNISLKFSDAQQKQENQIKALRSFIAQKVKAIILAPVVETGWEPVLAEVKAAGIPVVLVDRGIKVSDDSLYATLIASDFVEEGRMAGEWLAKKTGGKCNIVQLEGTPGSAPAIDRKRGFEEAIAKFPEMKILKSQTGDFDRAKGKELMEAFIKAEGKNIQAVYAHNDDMAIGAIQALKAAGMKPGTEVIVISIDGIHDAFQAMIDGELNATVECNPLLGPAAFDAVEKLLKGETLPKKTVVKDRLFEQATAAEDIKTRQY
- a CDS encoding PEP-CTERM sorting domain-containing protein — protein: MSSTFRSHFMPVRRLLAAFAILPLLTCLAAAAPIYRTGAVPGDTDWFTAANWDTGVLPTDSDDAFIGDTGYLTPAIVDIAAGGAVADNLTLGNDATSSGTLNLLPGGSLSVTHNVVVGSDGTGALVQTGGWLQALYVVVQDTASQTGGTTEAFGLAVTNGRGGEAQMTLGPGTLTTAITWVGVADLLGTGPGSGRFDQTGGTHAVLASLSEGQGGFLGVGLQTGGTGAYSLSGADALLQTPSTALGLVGGDGTFSHTAGTHLITSDSSPMGSFLAGFNLPGLFLGFGLEEVEAFPESYVIAYPSTGSYSLTGGTLTVTRMPADAQAVIWLGTSGTGTLLLGDANGTGTLNETDPPQPMGNEVGVSLVLRPMPWEGGDSATVRGWGAPSLTGFLWNNGRVIADGYGQDRDLDLRSFSQVMSQAGLDGTPLLQSDGTQAGWYAQNHGRLLLPTYTEATQTGYAVHWGTGRFYDEGDMGTPVNSLAILLDGLLEGPPPFSIALLAPDHGDVPAGTTGTILGIWDIGVVGGLPEGTTADLVFRYDDFLAAFIGLNEADILIYHFDGLSWAPLTTFVDTEAHTAMTSGVTSFSPFAVGLNITSQEAAIPEPGSLALLALGGLGLLRRRRRA
- a CDS encoding alpha-L-fucosidase, which codes for MRKPRPTVGDTGWFQQARFGLFIHWGLYALPARHEWVKHNEQIPNEVYDAKYFARFDPDLYDPKAWAAAAAGAGMRYFVVTTKHHEGFCLWDSKLTDYKATNTPCGRDLIRPMAEAFREAGLHVGFYHSLIDWHHPHYVLDPHIGPYRNHPDRAKMNEGRDQAKYAKYLHGQVKELLTGYGKVDVIFYDFSYPRPDGTGKGRKDWDSERLLKLTRRLQPGIIVNDRLDLEDVPGGWDIKTPEQFLPREWVRVGGEPVVWETCQTFSGSWGYHRDEATWKSVPQLVQMLIEVVSRGGNLLLNVGPTGRGEFDERALERLAGLGQWMRRHGRAIYGCTEAPDEFPTPQDCRLTYNPETNRLYVHILAWPFQHLHLDGFAGRVEYAQLLNDASEIRFSDPPGHLKMSDGRDRKTLTLTLPVVKPNVTVPVVELFMK
- a CDS encoding sugar ABC transporter ATP-binding protein, with product MRGIVKRFPGVVALDGVDFAVRRGEVHALMGENGAGKSTLIKVLTGVYPRDAGAVTFDGRPITPRSPLEAQRLGISTIYQEVNLIPHLSVAENIYLGRQPGRAAWIDWAAIYREAEKLLARLGLRLDVRRSLASHSVALQQMVAIARAVDISAKLLIMDEPTSSLDEGEVARLFATIRALKAQGVSVVFITHFVEQAFEIADRMTVLRNGALVGTFETANLTRLALIGHMLGKDPTAVAAMERSRAPARAESGARPVLEARGLGRHGAIEPFDLAVGKGEVVGLAGLLGSGRSEAARLLFGADRATTGQVAVDGKAVRLRSPRAAVRRGIGFCPEDRKAEGILPDLSVRENIVLAVQRRLARAGVVSRARQLEVAEKFMRLLGIVASGPEQPVKTLSGGNQQKVILARWLAMAPRVLILDEPTRGIDVGAKAEVERLVEELSREGMAVVFISSELEEVVRRSHRVAVLRERRKVAELAGEAVDERAIMRTIAGGESHGS